From a region of the Theobroma cacao cultivar B97-61/B2 chromosome 8, Criollo_cocoa_genome_V2, whole genome shotgun sequence genome:
- the LOC18591631 gene encoding plastocyanin, which yields MAAVTSAAVAIPSFTGLKAGATPAKASATTKVATSSGPMLSIKASLKDVGVAVAATAASAILASNALAIEVKLGGDDGELAFVPSDFSVSAGEKIVFKNNAGFPHNVIFDEDEIPSGVDASKISMSDEELLNAPGEVYAVTLTEKGTYSFYCTPHQGAGMVGKVTVN from the coding sequence ATGGCCGCTGTCACCTCCGCAGCTGTTGCTATCCCATCTTTCACTGGCCTCAAGGCCGGTGCCACCCCAGCTAAAGCTAGTGCCACTACCAAGGTTGCAACCTCTTCAGGCCCAATGCTCAGCATCAAGGCCTCCCTCAAGGATGTTGGTGTTGCTGTTGCCGCCACTGCTGCGAGCGCAATTCTTGCCAGCAACGCCTTGGCCATCGAAGTCAAGCTCGGTGGTGATGATGGGGAATTGGCTTTTGTTCCCAGCGATTTCAGCGTGAGTGCTGGAGAGAAGATTGTCTTCAAGAACAATGCTGGCTTCCCACACAATGTTATCTTCGATGAGGACGAAATCCCAAGCGGCGTCGACGCCTCCAAAATCTCTATGTCTGATGAAGAACTACTTAATGCCCCAGGAGAGGTCTACGCTGTTACCTTGACTGAGAAAGGAACTTACAGCTTCTACTGTACCCCTCACCAGGGTGCTGGCATGGTTGGAAAAGTGACCGTTAACTAA
- the LOC18591632 gene encoding uncharacterized protein LOC18591632, with translation METLGSPAAAMVSSSPSSLSIFSPKRKDSPARIIRFPTSSKKDGNDSDLQSDANNTSIVPLFGNQTFSKDEAMGLVLSAASVRGWTTGSGMEGPSVPARTDDQSNTEKVSTFPWSLFTKSPRRRMRVAFTCNVCGQRTTRAINPHAYTDGTVFVQCCGCNVFHKLVDNLNLFHEMKCYVSPSFNYKGDRQWDVGFKLFGEEEDDDSGNVFPNMM, from the exons ATGGAAACTCTCGGCTCTCCTGCTGCTGCCATGGTCTCCTCATCTCCatcttctctctctatcttCTCTCCTAAGCGAAAAGATTCTCCGGCAAGAATCATCCGCTTTCCCACCTCCTCCAAAA AGGATGGTAACGATTCCGATCTCCAATCAGATGCTAACAACACAAGCATCGTCCCTCTCTTTGGCAATCAAACCTTCTCTAAG GATGAAGCGATGGGGTTGGTTCTGAGCGCGGCGTCTGTAAGAGGGTGGACTACAGGATCGGGCATGGAGGGTCCATCTGTACCCGCCAGAACCGACGACCAATCCAATACGGAGAAAGTTTCCACCTTCCCATGGTCTCTCTTCACCAAGTCGCCACGTAGACGGATGCGCGTGGCCTTCACTTGCAATGTTTGCGGTCAACGAACCACTCGTGCCATCAACCCCCACGCATACACCGATGGCACCGTCTTCGTTCAG TGTTGTGGATGCAATGTTTTTCACAAGCTGGTGGATAATTTGAATCTGTTTCACGAGATGAAATGCTATGTGAGTCCTAGCTTCAACTACAAAGGGGATCGCCAATGGGATGTCGGATTCAAGTTAtttggggaagaagaagatgatgataGCGGCAATGTGTTTCCTAATATGATGTGA